CCCTCCCAATCTCAATCCTGACCTCTAGCCTGTACAGCAGCAGCGGCAAAGGGCCTGTTTAGGACTGCTCCGCTCCACGATGTCCCGCTCCGCAAAAAAAACTAGAATCTAGGGTACAACTCCCTGTTTATCGTGAAGCTCTTCATGGGGTGCTCCAAAAACTCTAGTTCAAAGAGTCCTCGTGGAGTTGGGGGAAAATAACCCACCACTGCCACCAATAAGTGGATACCCCTTTGCTTTATTTCCCCACGTCACCCAGCCAAATAGACTTTTCCCACCAAATTTCTCATTCTTGAAGCTAGTTGGAAGCCAAACATGATAAACTGCTCTTTGGTAAAGCTGCAACTCCTTGGTGAATTTGCTCCAAAGTGGATTTGGAGGAGTGGAGCAGTCCCAAACAGGCCCTTAAGTGAGAACTGAAAAGACAGTTTAACCCCAGGAAGAAATTTAGACCGAGTGCCAAATAAGGAAGAATTTGTTTCCAGGGCCAAATAGGTAAGCACATTTTTATCTAGTGTCAAATAGAATTCTATCAAAAATAAATAGTAAGACAAATAGTAGTGGTGTCTATAAAGGATACAGGAATATGACCGGAGCTAATTTATCCCGAATTAGATGAGTTGGAATAAGGCTAATACAAGTAGGCATAACCCGCAGATAAAACAAGATGCGTGACGTCTGAACCTCATCTGCGTAACAGATATATCTTGTTCCATCCAAGGTTAGTAAATCTACAATAATACCAAAGATCCATTTTAATCAACAGTTGCAAGCACATCCAAGCAAACACATGAGAAGTTTTAATCATACTGGCACAAGGAGATTAGGAGAGTGGCATTAAATAACCTGGTTTGGTTGTCAATTCAGCACATGAAGGCATTGACTCAACGAATAAAGCACTGGCTGCCGCATTATCCTGATTAACAACAACAGCACGCCGGATTGCTTCAGTGTACTCTGGAAGACGCAAACGTCTCAGATGTTCCACAAAAGAGAATTCCACCAAGATCCTAACAGCAACCTCTGGCTGGAACCCCCCTGAGGAGTTTGCATCCAACCTGTGTTTCGCGACCTCTGCCGCAAAGCTTACAATCATAAAAAATGCCGCCTCAGCGATCTTATCAATCTCCGCAAGCAAACCATTCCGTTTTGCCTGGTGCAGCAACACTGCTGCACGAAGATGATGATACAGCTCTTGCGCATATTCACATACACGAGTTTCAACATAATCTTTAGTCTTCTCATCAGAAAATGAATACTGATTGCACAGAACCCCAGTCACTGGCCCTGCCTCTTTGAACAGGACACTATCCTGGTGTTGCTTGACCTGATTTTTGGCAAGCTCAGCTGAATTTCCATCTGGACTCTTGACTGAGATCCTAAGCAGACGTGGAAGAGGAAGGAGCTCCTCCAGCAGTGCCATAAGAACACACCTTAACACTGAATCATTAGGCGCTACCGGCCCACACTGTGTCAAACCTAATGCAACACACTGAAGAAGGACATGTCGCTGATCATCGTCGTATCTCTCATCTACAGTTGCCCTCCGAGCTGCAAAACAAATGGTCCGTTCAGGAGCCTCCTTCAATTTTGGGGCAAAGTCCAACCGATGTCTCACCGAAGCAACCCTCAATGCCCGTAGTCCACCGCAAGCCGCCATCACCGCCGGAAACAGCACATAACCCTCACTCTCACACTTCTCTGGTGAAATTACCTCGAACAGAACCTGAACCTTGCGCATCATCCTCGACCCGACGAACCCCGACACCAGCCAATCCACCAGCTTAAGCACCCTAACACCAACGCCCACATCCCCGATCCTGCCGCAAATCCTAACCAGGGACACAAGGATCCTTCCGAAGTGCAGCTCATCTGCACATGCCAGGGCATGCCCAATCCCAGCAAGCGCGAGGTGGTCAATACCATCGCTGCTCTCACTGCCCTGCTCCATATTCTCTAGAATGCGACTCACAGACACAACGGGGTCGTCGCTACCATGGTCACTCCCGAGATTCCCCGTGCTGGGGCTCCCTGAGGTGCCATTGCTGGTGGAATTCTTGGAGCCCTTGGCGGTGGCGAGCGTCCCCAGGAGGAGCAGCCGAGGGGCGAGGGGGAGGGGGGCAAAGGGGAGCGAATAGTTGAGGAGGAGACGCGGGCAGGTGGCGAGCAGCGGGGAGACGAGGCGCGGGTGGAGCGGGAGAAGCGGCAGGAGCAGCTCGAGGTGCGCGGAGCTGAGACGGAGCGAGCGGCGGTGCAGGTGGAGGGTCTCGAGGGCGGCGAGGGTGGCCGCGGGGGAGGGAGCGGCGCTGCGGAGGTGCGACCACGCGGAGAGGATGGCGGCGGGGGTGGGAGGCGGGGGAGCCGGCGCGGGGGGCGCGAAGGTGGCGGGCTCGAGGAGGTCGGCGAGGGGCGTGCCGGCGGGGGCCGGCGGCGGGAGACTGGCCGGCGGCGGCATGGCTGGGGTTCGGATTGGAATTGGAACTGACGCGACGATGACGACACCGCCGCGCCTCAGACTTGAGAGGACTCTCGAGAAAAGGCAACGGAGCAGTTGGCAGACCAGGCTGCCACAAACAAATGCGCCCGCTTGCATTTCATATTTTCATGTATAAATTTCGGCCAAATTTTGAACTCGATATTTGGATAATTTTTATTTTGAACTTTTCATAGTATTTGGATTTGAAAAATAAAACTTAGCGGTGACAAATTTTAGGGGGCTGCTACGCGTCGGCCAGAggatctttttaaaagatccgcCGCCTCACGAGCCGTCGGATTTGATAAATTGAGCGGATGCACGTCTTTCTCTACTTCGCAACAGGGACCTTGTTGCAGAAACACTTGTAACACGGATTATCTCGTTGTTGTATTTTTTGCAATATAGGTTGTGTTGTGGGATATTTTTGCAACATAGTTCGTGTTGCGGAATTTATTTTTCTGTCTTCATTTTTTTTGCAACAGAGCTTGTGTTGCGGAAACATTTGCAACAAAGATTGTGTTGCAGATTCATTTTTGTAGTCTCATGGACTTCTGCACCATAGGCCATGTTTCAGAAACAATCCGCCGTAGCGGTTACCTCTGTCTTGCAGCTCTGCCGTTGTTGTTGAAGCACGAGGGATGTCTTTGAAGCAACTATTGTTTCTACAACACTGACCATGTTTCCGCAACACCGGTTATGTTGCAATCCTAGTGAGTAGCTCGCCTGATGTATCTGAAGATGGACCGATGAAGCACGTAGGCTACGGCGGCGACACGCATGGTGCTTCCCCCGTCCCCAACACCTCCATCGCAGCAGAGCGGGTGTTCCCCTGAAGCACCTAGATGCCCCTCATATCTCCTTCACCAGCACCAATTGAGGTCACCATGAGTAGCAGCGAAGAGCTTGACAATTTGAGGGAGATATAGGTGAAGGAGAAAGGTAGGAAAGAGAGTTAAGAGATAAGGTTGGAGGTGAGCGGGTCTCAACCGGTGTGTGGTCCACACCAGGACGTGTGCCACCCAGCGGATGCGGCAGATTTCTTTCAAGAAATCAGCCGGATGAAGCCGAGCATTTTCCCAAATTTTATTGATCATGTTTAgtgctggaattttgtctattttgggcccacgcagcccattcgtgcaaggcaagaggtggaactaaagtttagccccacattgctagtttagagggagttggacctctttataagggaggctctttctccacatgtatgaggatgagaacaagagggacatccacgtgcgctcctcctccgccgcccgcctcgccatgccacgcctcgtcacgacgcgccgggGGTTGCGGGaacgagccgatgtctaaatttttaccacgcacgacgggtatacgaaaggtcacgcGGAAGCTGAAACGTTTTTGCTATAGTGGAGATTGAATACGAACGGCGCACCACTTCGCTCGCTGCCTGTTCGTTTCGTCTCCCTCGTTCTCTTCAGCTCCCGGCGCAGCCTCTCGCCTCCTgctcttgcgcctataaaagggaggtcgctcctctcagagagaCGCACCAGAAACTCTTCTTCCTCTCGCTACAAGTTCATGAGCACTGCGCTGCTGCTACGTTCTTCCCCATCCcagcttgcggcgtgcaccgcaggtcgggacagtaggcctccaaaaccgcaccttttgagtcctgtacgggagaagggtgataaggtttttggggagcgctcagcgcgactactgacttcttcgtcacggacgccccggactccgacgactacttcccggacttcgacgacttcttccccgacgtcgacaacctcctcgatgacatggctggcgaggacaccgaccccaagaCCGGTGCATCTGCTCCCGTTCCGTACGTTCTCATACTTTTCCTGCTAGAGGTTCTGTCACAACTTCTTGCTCTAGTGTCCGTTCTAGATGTGTTCGGTTCTAGTTCATATGTGCAGATGCTATTTACCTTCTCTCTGTCAAATTACATGACTTGTTTTATCTCtgctatattagtcatgctttatctaatatttctgttaataaaatcattcggtaaattgctcatatttccaacaatccaaaaaccttattgtaggcaatttaccccgagtggttttgctgcttccatgaaacctcctatgtttgagggtatccactataagaggtggcgcgtgagagcagtcttatagtttcaaaccatgagttgctatgacgccactcttggcaaacctgaaggagaGCTTGATGCTCATCAGGCACAAACTTTTCAGAAAATAGATACTCTGTTcaaggctgctctcttgagtgtgcttggtgagaacatagttgatgcttatgcgtcaattgataatggaaaagacatgtgggatgcactcgaggccaagtttggggtctcggatgctggcactgagctgtacatcatggagcaattctatgattacaggatgactgaagagTGCTGCGTGGTTGAgaaagctcatgagatacagtcatttgctagagaacttgagcacttcagttgtatgccaccggacaagtttgttgccggaggtatcatcactaagcttcatccttcgtggaggaactttgtgaaggaaatatgccctagaggcaataataaagttattatttatttcctcatatcatgataaatgtttattattcatgctagaattgtattaaccggaaacataatacatgtgtgaatacatagacaaacatagtgtcactagtatgcctctacttgactagctcgttgatcagacatggttgagtttcctagccattgacatgagttgtcatttgattaacgagatcacatcattaggataatgatgtgattgacttgacccatttcgttagcttagcacttgatcgtttagtttactgctattgctttctccatgacttatacatgttcctatgactatgagattatgcaactcccgaataccggaggaacactttgtgtgctaccaaacgtcacaacgtaactgggtgattataaaggtgctctacaggtgtctccgatggtacttgttgagttagcatagatcgagattaggatttgtcactccgattgtcggagaggtatctctgggccctctcggtaatgcacatcactataagccttgcaagcaatgtgactaatgagttagttgcgggatgatgcattacggaacgagtaaagatacttgccggtaacgagattgagccaggtattgagataccgacgatcgaatctcgggcaagtaacataccgatgacaaagggaacaacgtatgttgttatgcagtttgaccgataaagatcttcgtagaatatgtaggaaccaatatgagca
The sequence above is a segment of the Aegilops tauschii subsp. strangulata cultivar AL8/78 chromosome 6, Aet v6.0, whole genome shotgun sequence genome. Coding sequences within it:
- the LOC109757796 gene encoding uncharacterized protein, which translates into the protein MPPPASLPPPAPAGTPLADLLEPATFAPPAPAPPPPTPAAILSAWSHLRSAAPSPAATLAALETLHLHRRSLRLSSAHLELLLPLLPLHPRLVSPLLATCPRLLLNYSLPFAPLPLAPRLLLLGTLATAKGSKNSTSNGTSGSPSTGNLGSDHGSDDPVVSVSRILENMEQGSESSDGIDHLALAGIGHALACADELHFGRILVSLVRICGRIGDVGVGVRVLKLVDWLVSGFVGSRMMRKVQVLFEVISPEKCESEGYVLFPAVMAACGGLRALRVASVRHRLDFAPKLKEAPERTICFAARRATVDERYDDDQRHVLLQCVALGLTQCGPVAPNDSVLRCVLMALLEELLPLPRLLRISVKSPDGNSAELAKNQVKQHQDSVLFKEAGPVTGVLCNQYSFSDEKTKDYVETRVCEYAQELYHHLRAAVLLHQAKRNGLLAEIDKIAEAAFFMIVSFAAEVAKHRLDANSSGGFQPEVAVRILVEFSFVEHLRRLRLPEYTEAIRRAVVVNQDNAAASALFVESMPSCAELTTKPDLLTLDGTRYICYADEVQTSRILFYLRVMPTCISLIPTHLIRDKLAPVIFLYIQHSNEKITRAAHSVMVSFLSSGNDSDQDDRVALKEQLAFDYIRRSLEAYPGVTPFEGLASGVVALVRHLPAKSPAILFCIHSLVVKAKDLCTTAMIQDRSLWRSWEESTEPCKKVLDLLLRLIFLVDIQSFSYLLKELAEFVTSLPKEGQDVLLDDMHAHVAESDDVVRKPVLVSWLQSLSYISSQADVRESRNNAKNARSAGGVELSLNRTIARL